The genome window aaaaattaaaaataatttaagaaatgaGTAGTAAATTATAAGgataaaacaaaaaaattactTAATTTACTAAAAtggataaacaaaaataaaaatatatttttaatatatatgtaGTGGACAAATAAAAGTAAACGAAGTAATAGTCCCGGTTGCCTCTTTAAAGTTTAACCGTGTGTAACATCACATAAAACGATATAAAAATAGTCGCTATGAGATATCAAGAAGGACAAAGAGAGTCAGTAAGatgcacaaaaaaaaaaaaaaaaaaaaatagctcgTTTTATTCTGTTTAAGTAAACTAAACTCTGCAGAACGAGTAAAGGACattcaataaatttaaaaaacaaGAGCTAGTTCaaggtttctttttctttttctttttcttttttctaccCCTTCTTAAAAGAACTTTCTGAAACTGTTGTGTCTTTACCACTCTGCTAAGTTGCTTAGCCCTAGAGATCTTTGAATTATTATATGTTACACTTAATTATCAGAATGTCGGATTCCTTTTACTTTAAATATCTGAGTTGGCCCTGCAGGTGGGGTTCTCTGTCTATTGCTGCTGCTTATATCATTTAACTGTTTTTccctttaaatttttttatatccATTGGTAGGTAAAGCATAGCCTACAATTTTATATACTGCCATGCACAGTAGTTGCCCTAGGGAccttttctttaatttaattctTTGGCTTTAGTTTTACTGTTATTTTCTCTTAACTTACTCTATGCTACTCTTATGTAATCCTTGTAAATAATACAAAAGATTATGGTGGGAGtggtatgtatttatttttaacCAAAAGTCTTGggtttgaattttaaaaatataagtaTAGTCTTTGGTAGGGAGTGCTTGATACTCCAAAGTAAGACTTTCCCGCATCAATATCGAATTAGTCGGGCTCCAAAATAGATCTATACTAAACATCAAataaaaaacaatttttttttaattgtaaaTGTAAGTTGTGGTTTAGAGATGTGAAAATATCCTGTGGTAAGTAAATGTAAAGGAAGGATTGCATTTGGTATATACGCTCGCGCTCCTTGCCCCCTTCTTAGTGGCAAGCTCAGTTTATTGAAGAAGGTTCAATTAAATTTCTTTATCGAAAAGTGACACTGTACAAATaggacaatatatatatatatatatatatatatatatatatatatatatatatatatatatatatatatatatatatgaatatattgtgaattgtttgataaagatattaaaggatgacaatatatatatatatatatatatatatatatatatatatatatatatataacaaggcAGATACGCCTAGTATTGGAGTAAGCTTTTTATGATAGTTTGTGGTAATATTGTCTTTGATgtccttaatttgcatcagctaTTAGTCAATTGACTAATACAGTAAATTATATAGCACTAAAGTACCGTTAACTGACAAATTCAAGCAAAATAAATTGTACTATTAACACCATGAATCTTGGCTTAATTTGCTTAATGCTcttatattaaaaattaaaaagtgtATCTTATTTAACAATAAAGTGTCGGGGCACATTtaactctctctctatatatcttGGTCCAAATTTCCCATAATCTATCACTGCTTTTCCATGCATGCAACATGACAGATATGACAGCCACCACATTTTGTATGCTATATAATATATGAGCAAGGAATTAAGGTGGGGGGTGGGGATACAACTCAAGAAGTTTAATTTAAGAAGAAGCTTAAAGGTTAAGAAAGTAAAGATATTAAGCCCTCTCgaactactaaaaagtaaaaaaatacaaaaatgggACTAGAGTAAGAACAAACCAGGACCCAAACtgttatatatgtatatatatgctaCTACCATAAAGCCCTTCACTTTATTTGAGCTCCATTATTCTCATATTCTCTCTTTGCTTTATCTTTTCTTGCTttgctttctttctttctttctctctcccTTTAGCAAGAAGAGTATagccttctctctctctcttcaccTTCCAATTTGATGTGATTCTCCACTAACAATATCCCCCTTCCAAAAAACCCCCATCTAACTTTACAAAAGAGAATTTTAAAGATCATTCAAGAAGCTATGGTGTTTTCCTCAATTCCAGCTTATCTTGATCCAGCCAACTGGCAACAGGTATGGTTTTTTCCCCTCTTCATTTTGATGCTTAATTCTAACCATGGCAGCTTCTTTGCCAAAAAAGCAAAAGAATTCATTAAAGATAATATTCTTCTcaccttttttatttttaaaaaaattcttccTTCTTTTTACATCTTTAAATTTCTTGCATACACTTgatatcttagtttcttcttctttttcagcaAACTGGAGGTAATATTCCAAATCATTATCAGCTCACATCACCACTATCTCAGACTGCAACACCGCCGCCACTACCACCTCCACCACCACCTCAACCACATGGCGGCGGTGGTGCAGGTTCTATTAGGCCGGGCTCGATGGCTGATCGAGCCCGGTTAGCTAACGTACCTATGCCTGAGACAGCCCTAAAATGCCCTCGATGCGAATCATCAAACACCAAGTTTTGCTACTTCAACAACTACAGTCTTTCGCAGCCTAGACACTTTTGCAAGACTTGTAGAAGGTACTTTTATATAAATAAACTAGATTCATCTCAAGTACATAAATTTTCTTATATAATTCATGTATTACGAAATTAACCTGAGGATGCATGTATGAATTTATTCATGTGAATTAGAAAAAAGGGagaaaatttaattaaatatgaTATATGTACTAGACCAGCTAATTAATGTTACTCCAAGGTTTTCGTAAATGCCCAAGTATTGTAGCCATTTTATGTAAGTCAAGTTAAACAAGATTAATTTCTTTCACTTGTCTTCGAGAGAAAATTAAATGATTGATTTTTCCAACAGGTACTGGACTAGAGGCGGCGCTCTGAGGAATGTCCCCGTGGGTGGTGGTTGTCGGAGAAACAAAAGAAGCAGTAGCAaaagcagtaacaacaacaataataatacgtCCAAGTCTCCAGCTTCTAGCACAAGTACTGATGGTCGTCAAGCTGCTAATAATAATTCTGGTTCTACAAGCACAATTTCTTCGCACAGTAATAGTTTTTCTGGTCCAACATCATCAGCTAGTTTATTAGGTCTAATGTCCCCTCAAATTCCACCTCTACGTTTCATGTCACCTTTAGGCCAATTAACTGATCATCATCACTTCAGTACTCCTGGTAATAACATGAACTTGAATTTTTCTACGAGTGGTAACGTATTAGGCGGTACCAGTGAAGGTATGATGGTTAATAACAATAATTTGCTCGGTGCTGCTGGTGGTGGTGGAGTTGCTTCGCTTTTATCAAGTGTAAACGTTGAACACTGGCGGatgcagcagcagcagcagcagcaaatGGCACAACAATTTCCTAACTTTTTTGGCGGATTTGATCCGTCTAATTCGCCTTCTGGTATTAATAATTACCAGTTTCAAGGTGGTGTTAATGAGGCTGTACAATTTCTTGGTGGTAATGAGAGTACTACAAGTCAAATTAGGCCGAAAATCTCGACGTCAATGCTAAATCAGATGGCTTCAGTGAAGATGGAAGATAACAATCATAATCAAGATCAATCAGCTTTGTCAAGACAGTTGTTAGGAATTCAAGGGAATGAAAATTGGAATACTGCTAGTGCTTGGAGTGATCTTTCTGCTAGTTTTAGCTCTTCTTCTACTAGTAATGCCttataaaaagtcaacaaaaatgtCCTTTTTTCTCTGAGCGGTCATTTAAGATCTGGATTGTTTCCTCTCGACGATTTCCCATCGTCTCACTAGTCGATATATTTTATCAGCAAAAGCTTCTAGTGAAGATCATCTAAAAACCCTAGATTTGGTAGTCTTTTTCCCCTTTCATTTTAAGTGTTTTCTTTAGATATATTTGTAGTTTTCTATGGTAATATGTTAGAAGATGTTAAGAGGTTGAGTGAACTTTTTAATTAGTTCTTTGTAGTAGCTTTTATGTAGACATGAAGGTCTAATTTTCAAAGTAATTGGCTCTAGGTGTTGGGCTGTAAAGGTGATCATATGGCTAACATTTCTAATGGTATATCATCTTCATGTTTGAAATTTTATGGAATTTGTGTATTGGGATTCGACTCTTTTGCCAATGTTTCTTCTACAATTCTCTTCATGGGTTTATTATTGCTTGGCGTATACCATTTATccacaaaaagaaaaatatcttAGGACTACTTCACATTTTATTAAGACATTGATTATTACTTATCTCTAGCAAACGACTTTTAGCTAGTTATGATGGTCTGAAGCAATGTTGTTCTCGAGTATATATAAGATTAAGAAACTTGACTTAGTAATTGAATTTGAATTTTTAATATGGCTGTTAAGGTATATCAATTTGATAAAATTATGTATTCCACTTTAATCCATTTTATAATGGCAATATCAGTGTAAATTTACATGTTTTACCAGTCTTACGTGTACAAATAATGGACAATTACTTTAGTTATCTTTTAAATATCTGATAGTCGCTAAGTGTAAAGAGTTATGGGTACATACTTCCTATTTGAAGTTTAATAGCTTCCGTTTCATTCACTTTGCCTGTCAATTTGGAAGCTCAAGTTTTTCCAACATCGTCATCTAGCTAGAACAGTACTGTTGCTTAGTGTTTGGTGCAAACTtcaaaatgaggatttgaaaagGAGATTGTATATTCTTCAATGTTCATATTATTCAGTTTATAGGACAGTATATATAGTACTACGCCAAGACGCGTTTGTGTGTAAGCTTTTGCCATGTTGATGCTTAATAATTATTCTGTTCATTGGTGTTAGTCACTTCATGTTATTCTGGGATTTCAATAATATATTATGCTTTTTAATTAATAGGTGTAAGATATGAGCtgaaatagaaaaggaaaaaagaatatTAAGAAGCAACTTTCTAGAGATTCAGTTGCTTCCAGCTACACTACTAGAGATTTGATATGAGCATTAGAatttttttgtaattttcaattttttaaaaTTGCTCCCAATCTCATCCACGTGCCTCATTTttacaaagaaaaatatttgaGAGTACAGTAAGACCTCTTTATGACAGTATCTCTATATAATAgttattcactataaaagccgAGTTTTTCTCGGAATCgaatattatattatgttataatatatgtcctcTATAACAGAATTTCACTATAGCAGTCAAAACATTTCGGAACAAATAAGGTTTTTATAGAGATATTTGATTGTATTTATATTAGAGTGTGTGGCagctaaaaaataaaatatggagTATTCATTTGACATTAATTAGGTGTTCTTTATTAAGCAAATCAATGATTGGCTGGATTTTTAAAGAATCTTTCATCTTTTATTTTACGGATTGCAAGCTTATGAaattgtaaaaaaaatatttaaagagcTCGTCCTGAATTCTTGAGAATGAAGTCAAAACTCCAAGAATTACTACGTAATATTTGTGGCGGCAACAAAAGATAAAATTTACAACGACTACTCTTTAATGTGAAATATCTTACTCTAAGGTCAAAATAGAATAATATGAGGCTTAGTGTTTTAGCGACTGACAAAAAAAAGGTCAAAATAGAATAATATCAGGTTGTGTTTTAGCGACTGACAGAAAAGGGCAAAAACTACCAAAATTTGACAGAAAAGGGCAAAAACAGCTCAAAAACATACAAGAGAGGCTGCAAAATATTGGGGTCCAATTACATGCCACTGcacaaaaagataaaaatatgCAAAATACTACAACAGGTACCAATTACTGGCATAAAATTTGTAGTGAAAACGAACAAGAGCATATGTTGTTATATTATATTTTCTTGTTCTCAATTTTTACCTCAaccaaaattaaatatctactTAGAAGATAATTTAAAGAAGTCTCGTGTTTTGTGCTGCCGATGTATAAGTCGATCATTTGCTATAATTCCGATAAAGATATCTGAAAGATTAGCCTATGAATTATGATGTATTACTCCAATATACAATGAGAAGATTCTTGGGGCTTGAGTAATGATTCCATAATAATAATTCTCAGAATGGGTAAAAAAGCAATGATGAGAAGCTGAACACAGAGAGAGAGTCAAAGAGGGTAAGACAAACGGTACTGTTACAAAGTACAAACATAAAAATGGGGACAACCTTCTTAAAAGACTCGAAATATATGCCCACTCAATTCCACACACACAAAATCCTTCTGTTCCCAAACTTCAAGGTTCTGTTATTTATAGTATTTCTCTAGTTCGATTATATGTAACGCTGAAAAAACAATTAcgaaagaataaaaaaataattgaaacATGTGGTTTAAAATTGTTCAAAAATTGTACTGTGTAATTAGATGATATTGTGAGACTAACTCCCCTGCAAACATTGGCAGTGGAAGTGAGTGCTCTTTAGGTGTTGCTAATTTGTAGCTTATTTGTTGTCAATGATAAATTTACAGTtgttaccaaaaggaaaaaatagctcaaaaatatttatttgattataaattatctcattaagattaaaattaaaaatttataacttAAATTAGCTCTAAATAAGGAAGTATGATATTCTTTTTAAAATAGACTAAACAAAATCACTACTATATTAGCGATGGACAAATTGTGTAGCTAAACAGGTAAATTGATCACTAATTCTATTTAAAGATGGATTTAGCGATAGATTATTAAAAAATTCGGATAGCCACGAGCGATTTAGCAACAGTTTAGGACCGAAGTTGATAgataatttcagttttttggtGGTGAATATGCCATATAATTTCAGTTTAATTTCTTTTTGTTTACTGTATGGTGGTAGAAGACTTCTTGAGTTCTGTTCCCAATTTGCCACCAAGAATCAcgcaaaaatttaaaataaagctAGATGAGTGAGATCATCAGAGAGTAGTCAAAGAAAACAAAAGAATACTGAAAGACTGGAACAACGTGACTACTAAGTGCATATTATACTCCATTTTTCTTGTTCTGATTTGTTGCACGACATTCTAGGAAGAATAGAACAGGACTAACTGTTCTTCTAGATTTTTACGTAGATCTTTCGTTCTTGATTTTGACGAACTGGTCTAACTTAGTTTGTTTCATGCTTCTGACAAAGAAAAATATGATTCAGAGACCGTATCTTATAACCTAATAAAGAAAAATTAGAAGTATGATCTATGCAGattcattttttactttttttggcTAGCTTCTGTCATAATTTGTGTGAAATTATATAATAAGAGGTTTTGTAGAGGAAAAGACTAACATCCCATGTTTTATGCCAGTATTTGTAAGATAATTTTAGCATGTGACCCTATTGCTTTCCAGTCTTTTTTGGTTGTTTCGTTCACAAAGAATGTTTTTGGTTACTAAGTACCCTTTTGTTTTTGGGAATGTTCTCTCACTTTGATGCTTTTAGCCAGATTCTTCTTTCCTTTGACTGGTTTTGGGACATTATTGGGACCTTAAGGTGTGGGCGCACTTGTTAAGTTGAAATAATATAGCTCTTAGCTCCATttaattttgtattaaaaaaattatatttttactgTATGCGTCGTTAATATGTTATAATAGGTTGCTTGCCTATTCTTTAGACTAGAGCGGACcttctgttacttgatatgatcgactttgaggtcattctgggtatggattggttatccccatatcatgccatccttgattgccatgccaagactgttaccttggcaatgccagagggttcgtctgtcagtacatctagtcgggttatctcttttctgaaggctcgacatatggtcgagaagggttgtttggcttatctagcctatgttcgggataccaccgCAGAGTTTCCGACggttgattcagtgccagtagtacggg of Nicotiana tomentosiformis chromosome 7, ASM39032v3, whole genome shotgun sequence contains these proteins:
- the LOC104118870 gene encoding dof zinc finger protein DOF2.4-like; this translates as MVFSSIPAYLDPANWQQQTGGNIPNHYQLTSPLSQTATPPPLPPPPPPQPHGGGGAGSIRPGSMADRARLANVPMPETALKCPRCESSNTKFCYFNNYSLSQPRHFCKTCRRYWTRGGALRNVPVGGGCRRNKRSSSKSSNNNNNNTSKSPASSTSTDGRQAANNNSGSTSTISSHSNSFSGPTSSASLLGLMSPQIPPLRFMSPLGQLTDHHHFSTPGNNMNLNFSTSGNVLGGTSEGMMVNNNNLLGAAGGGGVASLLSSVNVEHWRMQQQQQQQMAQQFPNFFGGFDPSNSPSGINNYQFQGGVNEAVQFLGGNESTTSQIRPKISTSMLNQMASVKMEDNNHNQDQSALSRQLLGIQGNENWNTASAWSDLSASFSSSSTSNAL